A portion of the Ferrovum sp. JA12 genome contains these proteins:
- the bioF gene encoding 8-amino-7-oxononanoate synthase, with the protein MHDLFKQHLLSWQERGLLRQRKIISTPQSPHLVADGTALLSFASNDYLGLASEPEVIKAMQDALAQYGAGSGSSAMVSGHNTLIHELELSFAQYHNLPKALHFSTGYMANLGVLKALALEDTAFFSDALNHASLIDGLRLSKGSTLHIYPHLDVDNLEQALKSSRQSNKWIVTDGVFSMDGDIAPLDQLLNLAERYDAFIYVDDAHGFGVLGTSGRGILEHFSLNSPRLLYMATLGKAMGVFGALVAGDEVLIDWIMQQSRTYIFTTGTPATLAAGALKALSILEKDSSYNYQLKKLIAYLSSQLAHFTQYTNVSHSAIHPLIMGESHVVMRVMEKLLGEGIWVPAIRPPTVPPGSARLRISLCANHKLSDIDRLVDVLTKVL; encoded by the coding sequence ATGCATGATTTGTTTAAGCAACACCTCTTGAGCTGGCAAGAGAGGGGACTTTTGCGGCAAAGAAAAATTATTTCTACCCCACAAAGCCCTCATTTGGTGGCAGACGGAACAGCCCTTTTATCTTTTGCCAGTAACGATTATTTAGGTTTAGCCAGTGAACCCGAAGTAATTAAAGCCATGCAGGACGCCCTAGCTCAGTATGGCGCAGGGTCAGGGTCCTCGGCCATGGTGAGTGGTCATAACACGTTAATTCATGAGCTAGAGTTAAGCTTTGCGCAATATCATAACTTACCAAAGGCCTTACATTTTTCTACGGGATATATGGCTAACCTGGGTGTATTAAAGGCCTTGGCCTTAGAGGATACGGCTTTTTTTTCCGACGCATTAAACCATGCGAGCTTAATTGACGGATTGCGTTTGAGTAAAGGCAGTACCCTGCATATTTATCCTCATCTTGATGTGGATAATTTAGAACAGGCACTCAAGAGCTCAAGGCAGAGTAATAAATGGATAGTCACCGATGGCGTATTTAGTATGGACGGCGATATAGCGCCCCTCGATCAATTACTGAATCTTGCTGAGCGCTATGATGCGTTTATTTATGTGGATGATGCCCATGGTTTTGGCGTATTGGGGACAAGTGGGCGCGGCATATTGGAGCATTTTTCGCTCAATTCACCACGTCTTTTATATATGGCCACTCTCGGTAAGGCGATGGGGGTGTTTGGCGCCTTGGTGGCAGGTGACGAGGTGCTAATCGATTGGATTATGCAACAATCAAGAACCTATATTTTTACCACGGGTACGCCCGCGACTCTTGCTGCGGGAGCTCTCAAAGCTTTATCAATTCTTGAGAAGGACTCGAGCTATAATTATCAGTTAAAAAAATTAATCGCTTATTTGTCTAGTCAACTAGCTCACTTTACACAGTATACCAATGTCTCCCACAGTGCCATCCATCCATTAATTATGGGTGAGAGTCATGTTGTGATGAGGGTAATGGAAAAATTATTAGGGGAGGGTATTTGGGTGCCGGCCATCAGACCCCCCACCGTGCCCCCTGGGAGTGCGAGATTGAGAATTAGTCTTTGTGCTAATCATAAGTTGAGTGATATTGATCGTTTGGTGGACGTGTTAACAAAGGTGTTATGA
- the bioA gene encoding adenosylmethionine--8-amino-7-oxononanoate transaminase has translation MKKTISSWDERSLQAVWHPCTQMKFHEGFAPVVIKEARGVKLFDEAGNSYIDAISSWWVNLFGHQNERIKQAVIEQLNQVEHVMLAGFSHKPVIELSERLSAKTNYQLGHAFYASDGASATEIALKMSVHYWRNKGFPHKHQFLALKNSYHGETMGALGVTDIDLFKQAYQDLIHIAPLLPVPYSHEAHEIEQCLAVAQTYLEEHHQQLSSMIVEPLVQAAAGMLFYPKQYLAGLSQLAKAYQVHLIVDEIAMGFGRTGSFFAYQQSTAQPDFICLSKGITGGFLPLSAVLTTEEVYQEFYSHDIAHGFLHSHSYTGNPLACRAALEVLNIFDEERVLQTNQSRLELLNQLVLPLVHHPRVNSWRQLGMIWVFSIDTQNPSFARECYQLGLRHHILIRPIGNQLYFMPPYTITDEEFIELVTGTLCVLNGVSG, from the coding sequence ATGAAAAAAACTATCAGTAGTTGGGACGAGAGAAGTTTACAGGCCGTATGGCATCCTTGTACGCAAATGAAGTTTCATGAAGGCTTTGCACCTGTTGTAATTAAAGAGGCCCGTGGAGTAAAACTCTTTGACGAAGCAGGGAACAGTTATATTGATGCCATCAGCTCTTGGTGGGTGAATTTATTTGGTCACCAAAATGAGCGTATTAAACAAGCCGTGATTGAACAATTAAACCAGGTTGAACATGTGATGTTGGCGGGTTTTAGCCATAAACCGGTAATTGAACTCTCAGAGCGGCTCAGTGCTAAAACCAATTATCAGCTGGGCCATGCTTTTTATGCCTCCGATGGCGCCTCGGCCACGGAGATTGCACTGAAGATGAGCGTCCATTACTGGCGCAATAAAGGTTTTCCCCACAAGCACCAGTTTTTAGCCTTGAAAAATAGTTACCACGGTGAAACCATGGGGGCCTTGGGCGTGACGGATATTGATCTCTTTAAACAGGCTTACCAGGATTTAATTCACATTGCGCCATTACTCCCAGTGCCCTATAGCCATGAGGCCCATGAAATAGAGCAATGCTTGGCTGTGGCGCAGACCTATCTTGAGGAGCATCATCAACAACTGTCTTCCATGATTGTGGAGCCCTTGGTTCAAGCGGCCGCTGGCATGCTTTTTTATCCAAAGCAATATCTTGCAGGACTATCACAACTGGCTAAAGCCTATCAAGTCCATTTGATTGTTGATGAAATTGCCATGGGCTTTGGGCGCACGGGTAGTTTTTTTGCTTATCAACAAAGTACGGCCCAGCCTGACTTTATTTGTTTATCAAAGGGCATCACTGGTGGATTTTTACCTCTGTCAGCAGTGTTAACCACCGAGGAGGTATATCAAGAATTTTACAGTCATGATATTGCGCATGGTTTTTTACATTCCCATTCCTACACCGGTAATCCCTTAGCCTGTCGAGCGGCCCTTGAAGTGTTAAATATTTTTGATGAAGAGAGGGTACTCCAGACTAACCAATCACGGCTTGAACTATTAAACCAATTAGTATTACCCCTTGTGCACCATCCCCGAGTGAACTCTTGGCGTCAACTGGGTATGATTTGGGTTTTTAGTATTGATACACAAAACCCTTCCTTTGCTAGAGAGTGTTATCAGTTGGGTTTACGCCACCATATTCTCATTCGACCCATCGGCAACCAGCTTTATTTTATGCCGCCCTACACCATCACCGATGAGGAATTTATTGAGTTGGTCACAGGAACCTTATGCGTATTAAATGGAGTATCGGGATGA
- the bioD gene encoding dethiobiotin synthase: MKQSAFFITGTDTEVGKTTFSVLLLDYLAHQGLRVCGFKPVASGATWRHGQLENDDVMALQGASNTAIERHKINPYCFEPAIAPHLAAREAGIEIDFAVIHNHFTQVASRVDCVVVEGAGGILVPLAGERLTIDLCLELRLPVIIVVGMRLGCINHALLTEQCVVSQGLRVVGWVANQIHPNMGYYEENKATLIALMRSPLLAEIPYQHADKKNIIWYKGEVFNHD; the protein is encoded by the coding sequence ATGAAGCAGAGTGCGTTTTTCATTACCGGCACTGATACCGAGGTGGGAAAAACCACTTTTAGTGTCTTATTGCTAGATTATTTAGCGCACCAAGGCCTTAGAGTTTGTGGTTTTAAACCCGTGGCCTCAGGCGCCACATGGCGTCATGGTCAATTAGAAAATGATGATGTAATGGCATTACAGGGTGCCTCAAATACCGCCATTGAGCGCCATAAGATTAATCCCTATTGCTTTGAACCTGCTATAGCGCCACACCTCGCCGCCCGGGAGGCGGGGATTGAGATAGATTTTGCAGTTATTCACAATCACTTTACCCAAGTGGCCTCGAGAGTGGATTGTGTGGTGGTTGAGGGGGCAGGGGGGATATTGGTGCCCCTGGCGGGCGAGAGGCTCACTATTGATCTGTGCCTTGAACTCCGTCTACCGGTAATTATTGTGGTAGGCATGCGTTTGGGATGCATCAATCATGCACTCTTAACGGAGCAATGTGTTGTCAGCCAGGGTTTGCGTGTGGTGGGATGGGTGGCGAATCAGATTCATCCAAACATGGGTTACTATGAGGAGAACAAGGCGACATTAATAGCATTAATGCGCTCGCCACTCTTGGCTGAAATTCCTTATCAACACGCAGATAAGAAAAATATCATATGGTATAAGGGAGAGGTGTTTAATCATGATTAA
- a CDS encoding sodium:solute symporter family protein, which yields MLLGFVVAYWIISVAIGLWVALRVHNTADYAAAGHSMPLPVVTATVFATWFGSETVLGIPATFLKEGLHGVVADPFGSSLCLVLVGLFFAVKLYRKKLLTIGDFYRHQYGRSVEVLVTLCIVISYLGWVAAQIKALGLVFNVVSEEAISKDTGMIIGAATVMIYTLFGGMLSVAITDFIQMIIIMVGMLYIGWDLSVPAGGVANVIHHASLEGKFNFWPKANLTDMVAFFTAWITMMLGSIPQQDVFQRVTSSNNEKTARNASVLGGSLYFLFAFVPIFLAYSATLIAPDLVSQYLNTDSQLILPKLILEKAPLFAQIMFFGALLSAIKSCASATLLAPSVTFAENIVKGFYKTMTDDQLLKVMRIIVFCFTVLVTYIAIHSELSIFKMVENAYKITLVAAFVPLVCGLYWKRATPLGGLLSVVLGGGVWLIGEWVTPEAAIPPQLAGLLASCIGMVLGSLVVNRKLVQSA from the coding sequence ATGTTATTAGGTTTTGTCGTAGCGTATTGGATTATTTCGGTGGCCATTGGTCTGTGGGTGGCCTTACGCGTTCACAATACGGCAGACTATGCCGCAGCTGGACATAGCATGCCTCTTCCTGTGGTGACAGCCACGGTGTTTGCTACCTGGTTTGGCTCTGAAACGGTATTGGGTATTCCTGCCACTTTTTTAAAGGAAGGTTTACATGGCGTGGTGGCCGATCCCTTTGGCTCCTCCCTATGTCTCGTCTTAGTGGGGTTGTTTTTTGCAGTCAAGCTTTATCGTAAAAAACTGCTTACCATTGGTGACTTCTATCGCCACCAATACGGTCGAAGTGTTGAAGTATTGGTGACACTTTGTATTGTTATCTCTTACTTGGGTTGGGTGGCCGCACAAATTAAAGCCTTAGGGCTCGTTTTTAATGTGGTGTCAGAGGAGGCCATTTCTAAGGATACGGGTATGATCATTGGTGCGGCCACCGTCATGATCTATACGCTCTTTGGCGGGATGCTCTCAGTGGCCATCACTGATTTTATCCAAATGATTATTATTATGGTGGGGATGCTTTACATTGGTTGGGATTTGAGTGTCCCCGCGGGGGGGGTCGCTAATGTGATTCATCATGCCAGCCTCGAGGGTAAATTTAACTTCTGGCCCAAGGCTAACCTGACCGATATGGTGGCTTTTTTTACTGCCTGGATCACCATGATGTTAGGCTCCATCCCGCAACAGGATGTGTTTCAACGGGTAACCTCCTCCAATAACGAAAAAACTGCCCGCAATGCCTCGGTGTTGGGTGGCAGTTTGTATTTTCTGTTCGCCTTTGTCCCCATATTTTTAGCCTATTCTGCTACGCTCATTGCACCAGATTTAGTGAGTCAATATTTAAATACCGATTCACAATTAATCCTGCCAAAATTAATCTTAGAAAAAGCACCACTTTTTGCCCAAATCATGTTCTTTGGAGCCTTATTGTCAGCCATTAAAAGCTGTGCCTCCGCCACATTGCTAGCTCCCTCAGTGACTTTTGCAGAAAATATTGTGAAGGGTTTTTATAAAACCATGACCGATGATCAATTACTCAAAGTGATGCGTATCATTGTGTTCTGTTTCACAGTTCTTGTTACTTATATTGCTATTCACTCAGAACTGTCAATTTTTAAAATGGTAGAAAACGCCTATAAAATTACCTTAGTAGCCGCCTTTGTTCCATTGGTCTGTGGCCTTTACTGGAAAAGAGCCACACCTCTTGGCGGGCTTTTGTCTGTGGTGTTGGGCGGTGGAGTATGGTTGATTGGCGAGTGGGTCACGCCAGAGGCGGCCATCCCACCCCAATTAGCGGGGCTCTTGGCCAGTTGTATTGGCATGGTGCTAGGCTCTCTCGTGGTGAATCGTAAATTAGTGCAAAGTGCTTAG
- a CDS encoding type II and III secretion system protein family protein gives MVSRKLYDFVAHVLILGISLAGGHLVWAEDSDRSVVITVGENQVLTLGKMNKIIVANSKVADVQNVTQESLCLVGKELGQTSILIWRGKAQIKVRVEVVADISAITDKVKELYPEEKNIHIKSLFDQIIVSGEASSTLVKNSVLLLLNHTYKNHVTNLLAVKNNPEIELDVKVIEIQKNFEQRWGSQLYGSNTTHSLGAMSHFGTGALGQLTILKGGITEIIDAQLSSNHAKILAQPNIISLDGKMASFLAGGKLFIPIPIATNLGVSSVSLQEENYGVSLQFTPNIISSKRVLLAINSEVSELAVSSTTYGTGNNLTTIPTIMTRKANTNIELNDGDSLVIAGLLQNNISQLLQAFPVLSTIPVLGLLFKSNDYQQNKTELIFIVTVHLINH, from the coding sequence ATGGTATCCAGAAAACTCTATGATTTCGTTGCCCATGTTCTTATTTTAGGTATTTCATTAGCAGGCGGTCACTTGGTATGGGCTGAAGACTCAGACCGTTCTGTGGTGATTACGGTGGGAGAAAATCAAGTATTAACCCTGGGCAAAATGAATAAAATCATTGTTGCCAATAGCAAAGTGGCGGACGTTCAAAACGTAACTCAGGAGAGTTTATGCTTGGTGGGTAAAGAGTTGGGACAGACCTCAATACTGATTTGGCGAGGAAAGGCGCAGATTAAAGTCAGGGTGGAGGTGGTGGCAGACATATCCGCTATTACCGACAAAGTGAAGGAGCTTTATCCTGAGGAAAAAAACATTCATATCAAATCTCTTTTCGATCAGATTATTGTGTCCGGAGAAGCCTCATCAACCTTGGTCAAAAATAGTGTTCTTTTATTACTCAATCATACTTACAAGAATCATGTGACGAATTTACTAGCGGTCAAGAACAATCCTGAAATTGAGTTGGATGTTAAAGTCATTGAAATTCAAAAGAACTTTGAGCAACGATGGGGCTCACAATTGTATGGCTCCAACACAACCCACAGTCTAGGCGCAATGAGTCATTTTGGGACGGGCGCCTTAGGGCAATTAACAATTTTAAAAGGAGGTATCACTGAGATAATAGATGCCCAGTTATCAAGTAATCACGCAAAAATTCTAGCGCAACCTAATATTATCTCCTTAGATGGAAAAATGGCGAGTTTTCTTGCGGGAGGTAAATTATTTATCCCCATCCCCATTGCCACGAATCTCGGTGTGAGTTCAGTATCGTTGCAGGAGGAAAATTATGGAGTCAGCTTACAATTTACCCCCAATATTATTTCTAGTAAACGAGTATTATTGGCCATTAACTCTGAAGTTTCCGAGCTCGCTGTCTCCTCTACTACCTATGGTACAGGCAATAATCTAACCACCATTCCCACAATTATGACGCGTAAAGCCAATACGAATATCGAACTGAATGACGGCGACAGTCTGGTAATTGCAGGATTATTACAAAACAATATTAGTCAATTACTTCAGGCTTTTCCGGTACTCTCTACTATTCCCGTTTTAGGTTTACTCTTTAAAAGTAATGACTACCAGCAAAATAAAACAGAGCTAATTTTTATTGTTACTGTCCACTTGATTAATCATTAG
- a CDS encoding c-type cytochrome translates to MKKNAFIFLFIGSILLFIIVTNFMHMRLARSTMMMGNRMSLHPQQPHTTPSTIFVNAGTEEVLTRYILSHHLRCLECHEINQNKVGPAYVLISQKYPENPEAVSTLTQHIANGYGAMPGELATAEEAHDLAAMIMKLTKKLGQ, encoded by the coding sequence ATGAAAAAAAATGCTTTTATTTTTCTTTTTATCGGTTCCATCCTACTCTTCATCATTGTCACCAATTTCATGCACATGCGCTTAGCGCGCAGTACGATGATGATGGGCAATAGGATGAGCCTGCATCCTCAACAACCCCACACAACACCCAGTACCATCTTTGTGAACGCAGGAACCGAAGAGGTACTTACTCGCTATATATTATCTCACCACCTTCGATGCTTAGAGTGCCATGAGATTAATCAAAATAAAGTAGGTCCCGCCTATGTCTTAATTTCTCAAAAATACCCAGAGAATCCAGAGGCTGTGAGTACTCTCACGCAGCACATTGCCAACGGTTATGGCGCCATGCCAGGGGAATTGGCTACTGCAGAAGAAGCCCATGATTTAGCAGCAATGATCATGAAATTAACTAAAAAACTTGGGCAATAA
- a CDS encoding ArsR/SmtB family transcription factor: MENKQAVMALTSLAQESRLEIFRLLIKAGPVGMAAGRISEVCHIPPSTLSFHLKELVIGGMIASRHEGRFVIYTANFDKMNSLMAFLTENCCLGESCQQPSHLVCEPHST, from the coding sequence ATGGAAAATAAACAGGCCGTCATGGCACTCACATCCTTAGCGCAGGAATCGCGCTTGGAGATCTTTCGCTTGTTAATAAAGGCAGGTCCCGTTGGTATGGCAGCTGGGAGAATTAGTGAGGTGTGTCACATTCCTCCCTCCACGCTGTCTTTTCATTTAAAAGAACTGGTGATTGGCGGCATGATCGCCTCCCGCCATGAGGGACGCTTTGTTATTTATACCGCTAATTTTGACAAGATGAATAGTCTCATGGCTTTTTTAACGGAAAATTGCTGTTTAGGGGAGAGTTGTCAACAGCCCAGCCATTTAGTTTGTGAACCACATAGTACTTAG
- a CDS encoding arsenate reductase ArsC: MMSQVYNVLVICTGNSARSILGEVLFNALGKGRFRAYSAGSTPNGQVNPMAIALLQEMGLPTEGLRSKSWDEFAVEGAPHFDFIFTVCDNAAGEVCPVWSGHPVTAHWGIPDPAHVEPLEARAHAFRKAYSQLARRIQLFMELPIEKLDRLALQNELTSIGRVQE, encoded by the coding sequence ATGATGTCTCAGGTGTATAACGTACTCGTTATTTGTACCGGTAATTCAGCACGCAGTATCTTGGGCGAAGTGTTGTTTAATGCCTTGGGTAAAGGAAGATTCAGAGCCTACAGTGCAGGAAGCACCCCTAACGGGCAGGTAAACCCTATGGCCATAGCGCTATTGCAAGAAATGGGCTTACCCACCGAGGGTCTCAGAAGTAAAAGTTGGGATGAGTTTGCCGTTGAGGGTGCTCCTCATTTTGATTTTATATTTACGGTCTGCGATAACGCTGCCGGAGAAGTCTGCCCTGTGTGGTCAGGACATCCTGTGACGGCCCATTGGGGGATTCCTGATCCCGCTCATGTTGAGCCCCTTGAAGCCAGAGCTCATGCCTTCAGAAAAGCCTACAGTCAATTAGCCAGACGTATTCAGTTATTCATGGAGTTACCCATTGAAAAACTTGACCGGTTAGCTCTACAGAATGAATTGACTAGCATTGGTCGAGTTCAAGAGTAG
- the arsB gene encoding ACR3 family arsenite efflux transporter, translating to MSIFERYLTLWVFLCIITGVLLGHFFPVPFHVLAALKIAEVNVPVGLLIWVMVIPMLLRVDFAAMGAIKSHWRGISITLFINWGIKPFSMALLGWIFIRHVFMSYLPGNQVDSYIAGLILLAAAPCTAMVFVWSRLVNGEPLFTLSQVALNDAIMIFAFAPMVALLLGISSITIPWQTLMTSVILYIIVPVAIAQLWRQRIVHQQNLLEKTLQTLGPVAIGALLLTLILLFAFQGNEIIEQPLIIAMLAVPITIQVYFTSTLAYWLNKQCGEMYCVAGPSALIGASNFFELAVATAISLFGFKSGAALATVVGVLIEVPVMLSVVYWVKKSEAWYSKS from the coding sequence ATGAGTATTTTTGAACGGTATTTAACCCTATGGGTATTTTTGTGCATTATTACTGGTGTATTATTAGGCCATTTTTTTCCGGTGCCATTTCATGTGTTAGCTGCCCTTAAAATTGCAGAGGTGAATGTGCCTGTGGGGTTATTAATCTGGGTCATGGTGATTCCCATGTTGCTCAGAGTGGACTTTGCAGCCATGGGTGCTATTAAATCTCATTGGCGTGGTATCAGCATTACACTCTTTATTAATTGGGGCATCAAACCCTTTTCCATGGCGTTACTGGGCTGGATTTTTATTCGCCATGTGTTTATGTCTTATTTGCCTGGCAATCAGGTGGATAGCTACATTGCGGGACTCATCTTGTTAGCTGCTGCGCCATGCACTGCCATGGTGTTTGTGTGGAGTCGCTTAGTCAATGGTGAGCCCCTATTTACCTTAAGCCAGGTGGCTCTCAATGACGCTATTATGATCTTTGCCTTCGCTCCCATGGTAGCCCTATTATTAGGAATTTCGTCTATCACCATCCCTTGGCAAACCTTAATGACCTCCGTGATTCTCTACATTATTGTGCCCGTGGCCATTGCCCAATTATGGCGTCAAAGAATCGTTCATCAACAGAATTTACTAGAAAAAACCTTGCAAACCTTGGGTCCTGTTGCCATTGGTGCATTACTGTTAACCTTGATTTTATTGTTTGCCTTTCAGGGTAACGAGATAATTGAGCAACCTCTCATTATTGCCATGCTAGCTGTCCCCATTACCATTCAAGTTTATTTTACTTCCACCTTAGCCTATTGGTTAAATAAGCAATGTGGGGAAATGTATTGTGTAGCAGGTCCTTCAGCCTTAATTGGTGCCAGTAACTTTTTTGAATTAGCGGTAGCCACCGCCATCAGTCTATTTGGTTTTAAATCCGGTGCGGCGCTTGCCACCGTGGTGGGCGTTTTAATTGAAGTGCCAGTGATGCTCAGTGTCGTGTACTGGGTGAAAAAAAGTGAAGCTTGGTATAGTAAATCGTAA
- a CDS encoding ABC transporter substrate-binding protein, whose product MLLSGAHPTYAKQISQGCLALQEQYPQFKGVTIVDAINPHTPGYEALDPQDPSQYVGFDIDLAEELGSCLGFKVSYIPVAFSALIPTLQSGQAGLVISDIYATEERAKAVDFITYSKVSDGVLVAKNNPKKISGINSSMCGAVAAENTGYVEVPLIQNLAPHCTAESKGIPTVQLYDNNAACIQAILTGRADTYVNDVNTVDQAVKAYPDKLEKAVAVTLPYYVGIGVPKDKPAFRAAMFAALKEVIGSGKAAMMLKKWGLDAGSIPEPAIISSK is encoded by the coding sequence ATGCTATTGTCTGGCGCACACCCCACCTATGCCAAACAGATCAGTCAGGGTTGTTTGGCTCTACAAGAACAATATCCCCAATTTAAGGGGGTAACCATTGTGGATGCTATTAATCCTCACACTCCTGGATATGAAGCGTTAGACCCTCAAGACCCTAGTCAATATGTAGGTTTTGATATTGATTTAGCGGAGGAGCTCGGCAGTTGTTTGGGTTTCAAAGTCTCTTATATTCCCGTGGCTTTTTCAGCTCTCATTCCAACCCTTCAAAGTGGCCAAGCCGGCTTGGTCATTTCTGATATCTATGCCACAGAGGAGAGGGCCAAAGCGGTGGATTTCATTACCTATTCAAAAGTATCAGATGGGGTGCTGGTGGCTAAGAATAATCCCAAAAAGATTTCCGGCATTAATAGCTCTATGTGTGGGGCTGTGGCCGCAGAAAACACCGGGTATGTGGAGGTTCCACTGATTCAAAATCTGGCCCCACACTGTACAGCAGAGAGTAAGGGTATCCCAACAGTACAGCTCTATGACAACAATGCCGCTTGCATCCAGGCCATATTAACGGGGCGAGCTGATACTTATGTGAATGATGTGAATACCGTTGACCAAGCGGTTAAGGCTTATCCTGATAAGTTAGAAAAAGCAGTTGCTGTGACCCTTCCATACTATGTTGGAATTGGAGTACCAAAGGATAAACCAGCTTTTAGAGCCGCTATGTTTGCTGCATTAAAAGAGGTCATTGGATCCGGTAAGGCAGCCATGATGCTCAAAAAATGGGGTCTTGATGCGGGATCTATTCCTGAACCTGCCATTATTTCCAGTAAATAG
- a CDS encoding amino acid ABC transporter permease/ATP-binding protein encodes MELFFHYLSMKYLAVGILLTLQVTAIGLLGGFLLGLLLAGMLISRHPWISGIARTYAVIFRGTPLILQMVFFYDALPHLGVMLSALTAAGFALAANEAPFIAEILRSGVLGVDRGQWMAGQALGMTPRVLMRRIIAPQAIRTMIPAFGNEAVSALKNSSLASFISVQELTLRSTQLASSTFDFFSIFCASGVLYLALTGTISLIQLLAEYVLDLDRRVSPSGTQTARHTQHHSGLFSLKNNEKNNLDKNPDHHASKIMKLNTLNHTGVAVQINKLIKQYGDSVVLNELNLSVHENEVVVLLGPSGSGKSTLLRCINQLEVSSGGSVHIAGQWMGVTHSGRTMSPSELALQRSEVGVGMVFQQFNLFAHLTVLENVAGPLRWVHKVPTEQAFARAMELLNRVDLVDKAYSLPRHLSGGQQQRVAIARALAPYPSVLLLDEPTSALDPELVHEVLSVIRKLSVEDKLTMIISTHQLKFARDIADRVVFLSGGKIIESGSAEQVLTAPQHPLTQRFLNMMSAD; translated from the coding sequence ATGGAACTCTTCTTTCATTATTTATCGATGAAATATCTGGCAGTTGGCATTCTGTTAACGCTCCAGGTTACAGCGATAGGTTTGTTGGGAGGGTTCTTGCTCGGTTTACTTTTGGCCGGCATGCTTATTTCAAGGCATCCTTGGATATCGGGTATCGCCCGCACCTATGCGGTTATTTTTCGTGGTACTCCGTTAATTTTACAAATGGTTTTTTTCTATGACGCATTACCTCATTTGGGGGTAATGCTGTCTGCATTAACCGCTGCAGGCTTCGCACTGGCTGCCAATGAAGCGCCTTTTATAGCAGAAATTCTCAGGTCTGGTGTGTTAGGGGTAGATCGCGGCCAATGGATGGCTGGGCAGGCGCTTGGTATGACGCCTAGGGTACTAATGAGACGCATCATCGCCCCTCAGGCAATCAGAACCATGATCCCAGCCTTTGGTAATGAGGCTGTGAGCGCCCTAAAAAACTCTTCCTTGGCTTCCTTTATTTCAGTACAAGAGTTAACACTAAGAAGCACACAATTGGCCTCTTCAACTTTTGATTTTTTCTCCATCTTTTGTGCCTCTGGCGTACTCTATTTGGCATTAACTGGCACCATCAGTCTGATTCAGTTGTTGGCAGAATATGTGTTGGACCTAGATCGACGGGTTTCACCTTCAGGAACACAGACTGCTCGCCACACTCAACACCATTCTGGGTTATTTTCCTTAAAAAATAATGAAAAAAATAATTTGGATAAGAATCCAGATCATCATGCAAGCAAAATAATGAAACTTAATACACTAAACCATACGGGTGTTGCGGTTCAAATTAATAAGTTAATAAAACAATACGGCGATTCTGTTGTGTTGAATGAATTAAATTTAAGTGTTCACGAAAATGAGGTGGTTGTGTTACTGGGTCCTAGTGGATCGGGTAAAAGCACCTTACTGCGTTGTATTAACCAATTAGAAGTGTCAAGTGGTGGATCTGTCCATATTGCCGGGCAATGGATGGGGGTCACCCATAGTGGAAGAACAATGTCACCCAGCGAATTGGCGCTGCAAAGGTCAGAGGTGGGGGTGGGCATGGTATTCCAACAGTTTAATTTATTTGCGCATTTAACGGTCTTGGAAAACGTAGCAGGTCCCTTGCGCTGGGTACATAAAGTGCCAACTGAGCAAGCTTTCGCGCGAGCCATGGAATTGTTAAACCGTGTGGATTTAGTAGACAAAGCTTACTCACTGCCAAGACACCTATCAGGAGGGCAACAGCAACGGGTAGCCATTGCTCGTGCCCTAGCACCTTACCCTTCTGTTTTATTGTTAGATGAACCCACCTCGGCTCTAGATCCGGAATTAGTACATGAGGTGTTATCGGTGATCAGAAAGTTATCGGTGGAGGATAAACTCACTATGATTATTTCCACTCATCAACTCAAGTTTGCCCGAGACATAGCCGATCGTGTGGTGTTTTTATCAGGTGGAAAAATCATTGAAAGTGGCAGCGCTGAACAAGTGTTAACGGCACCCCAGCATCCCTTAACACAGCGTTTTTTAAACATGATGAGTGCAGATTAA